The following is a genomic window from Calypte anna isolate BGI_N300 chromosome 15, bCalAnn1_v1.p, whole genome shotgun sequence.
GCATAAAACTGCAATCAGGCAATCAAAGGTTATAAGCAAACAACACCTCAAGGCAGCCAAGGTTATCAGAGATGAGAGGGATAACAACAAAGCAAGTCACCcacttttcttgaaaatgttttatttgtttctaaagaggctgaaaacaaaagcaaatccGTATTTCAGAATACCAAATACTATCCATAGCATAAACAAAGGAAAGAGTTTTCAGAGAAAACCATTGCACTAGACCCAGACCTAATGAGCTACTCAGGATATTTCAACAAAGCTCGTGAACAGATCTGAGGATGGCAAAGCACCCTTCCCCTGTGTCTGCGTCCACTGAACACTGAGCAGGTGCTGCAGCTTTTCTCCCCACTCACACTCCTTACCAACTTGCACTACTGCACTTCCTCACAGTGGGATGGGGCTGGTTCTCATTGGCACAGTCACTGGCACACTCAGGCACCAAAAATCAAACAGTGGGAAGGACCCAACAGGTCATTTCCCGAGCTGGTTTCCCCAGGGCAGGCCCGAGGCACACTGGCAGGCAGTTTTGCATTAACGTTGCATTTGTTTTGGGATAAAACAGGCTGTGAGTACCAAGTACAGGCAACCTGATGTTAGCATAATCTCTTAGCAAatataaacagaataaaaagttGCAGAGatccccacagccctggctgtggAAGCACCAGGGGTTTTATACCCAGGGTCAGCACTGGAACCTGGAGCAGGCCTAGCTCCAGCCCAGGGCATGGCAGGGTGAGGGGATGCTGCACCCAGGTGCTGCAACTGCCAGCACCAAGGGACAAATTTGGCCACAGGGACACAGATGACTTGCAGTCACCTTCAGGCTGTTACTGAAGAACTAATCCCTAAACTGATTTCCTTACAGGTTCCTATCCTGGCATAAGGAAGTCCTTACCAGTGACAGCAAGAGAAACTGGTTTCAAAAAGCAGATTACAAGATGACACTTGTGTGATGTACAGAAAAATCCAGCCATTAAAAACAATTGTCTTTACCAGAAATTCCACAGGGGAAAAGTTGTATTTCAGTTCTCATGAAGAGAAAAACTACAGAGCTATTCACAGCAGCAACACTGCACCCCAGTCTACCATAATCTAAAATGAAATTGTAGGTGACTGTGTTGCTGAATTTTGCCTCAAAGAGGCCGCTACAAGAAAGATCATCAATATTCACACTTATTTCAGCCATGCAAGTTTGGAACTTGCTACTGAAATAATTGTGTTTGATGGTATGAAAGCAGTAATGGGCTTGCTTTTGCTGAATGTTGAGCTCAAATAAGATTCTACAAGAATCCTGAATGTTCTAGACTTTGGGCTGGCTTGTTTGTTATCCACAGTCTGCCTCAATGCTAGAGGTCTTTAATATGTTGCTGCCCGCACATTTTTCAGCCTAATTAtactggtgatttttttaattgagctGACAACGGGCACTGACACCTTTGCCATCTAAGTGCCACAAAGCTGCCGTCCCCAAGAACTTCCAAGGTGGGGCtgtgaaaaaaaggcaaatatagGAAAACTTGGAAGTCTCAGAAACAATATGAAATCAGAGTTctacagcacagagcaggaataCATTTGGTtaagagaagaatttttttttctgagactgCACTGGCCCAGAACAATTGGTCACAAACTACTGGGATGTTCATATTGGTTTGTACAGCAAAGTAGTCACATACTTCTTCTTGTAACGATGTGTAGCACTAAGCACCATCACTCCATCCTATAGGAGATGGAAAACAAGTGAGAAACACAGTTATCTAAAAACTGCAAGTGTGGAGAACATGCCCTGGCCTCTCACCTTGATAGAAAGTGCGTAGAGGTGATTCAGCATGACATGGTTGGGTTCAGGGAGAAGAGCAGGAtcacactggaaaaaacaaaagtgaGACAGTGTAAAAATAACAGAACTCAGTTTGCTCATCACAGCTGGTGGGTGATAAACATTGTCTGTAACCAGCCCTATCCTCAAATACATCACACAGCTGCTTATGTGGTGTCCATCAATGAATGCAAATAAAGGTTCAGATCAACCCCAAATCCAGAATGAAACACTCAGCATCCTCACTGTGACTGTAAAACAAACCTCAAATATTTCTTACGTGTTTCTGATATTTTAATAGTTTTGCAGTGAAAAGGTTGGGTTTTCTGGGAGTGAATGAGCAATTTAGTCATTTTTTCAATTTTGAAGAGTCAGGTAGAAAAATTTACTTCAGATTGATCCATCTGACACATGCAATAAGGCATTTACCAACATGGCAACTATTCTAAGGTTTGTCCTTGCCTGTCCCTGTCTGTACCCAGTTGTTTTCCCAACCTGTTCACAGCCTGAAGGCCATtattcagcaaaacaaacaaatgcacTCACAGAAATGCCTGTGTCCTTATTGAGGATGACCTGCAGCAGGTGGGGGGGAAGAATAGGTGGTGATTTAAAGCGCTCCTCTGCCTTCCAAACATAGGGCTCCTGGTGGTACGGTCCCGGGGGTGAACTTGACAGCTCTGccagaaagattttaaatatttttttcttaaatagccTGTAAAAATATCTGGTCTTTCTAGGTACATTTTTACCAGTATTCCAAGTTGATTTTCACAATCAGAAACAAGTAGCCAAAAGAAATCAATGATATCTAAGTACAAGATGATGCAGTGGCAGAGGATCAGTCATTGCCCAAGAAGAGATTTAAGATGTCAAAAAACTGTCTGACTTGAAACTAGCTGTGAAGATGTGGGAGGTGGAGTTCTGAGGGGCCTACTGCACTCCACAACTTCACTGTTACCTCTGCCCAGCACTTTTCCATCAGAGACTCGTCATAAGCACTGCTCCACAATGCTAGGGAAGCAGTAAAAGCATGGCAGGCACATGTGCAAGGCAGATATTATTCCTGTGCTGGGACAGGGTAATAGAAGATCTTCAGAGTCTAAAGCAATATAAGGAAAGGATATTACAGTATGTGGAAGGGTGCCTGCTAGAATCTCCTCCTGGTTTCTTACACTGTCCAACTCTCACAAATTACACTCTTCTCCATAAAAGGTTTGCATACAGCAAAAGCTAAGCAAACATTCCTTTTGCCTCAGATTCAAATGGCAGGTCTTCTGAAGGAGGATTTAAAATACTACATCATAGTCTGAGTCTGTGTCAGCACTACTAAGACATCCCtaatttcttcctcttattACACGACTGACCTCTTCCTAAGCAGAAGGGGAACAGCCTAAGTGTAGGCTGTCAACATTGGTTTGATGTTGAAGAGACTGATCCACTGGTGAGTGTGTAAAAAACAGCCATTTCACACTGCACCCACAAACAAACAGCTATTAAGCACCCATGACTTCCTCCTAATAGCATCTACAGTGACTTCTGTTGCACTGTCAGAGGCTTCCTCATTTCTGCACTCCACATTCTTCCTTTGTGAATCTGTGATTCCTGCACATGTCCACAGGGCCTGACAGAAGTGGAGATTAACCTACACTGAAGCTTTAACTCCAGATGAAAAGGAAGATGGAATTTTTAACAGCTCTAGAAAGTGTGATATAAAATGACAGGTAAGCTCATACCAGACATGTCTGAACATTTCTGGGAGTCCACCATCAAAGCATCGAATACTTCAAAGTCAGTTTTCTTCACCTGTATGATGTTGTTGACAGTACCTAGCTGGCTGGTTACTACTGGCTGGGAAAAAACAAGATACAGAAGTCAGAATAAAAAAGCTTGGAGGACTGTTAAATTCTCAAAAACATGAGTAGCCTCATCAAGAACAAGATATATTGGCTTTAAAATATGCTACTACCAGATGTGAGAAGAGCTCACCACTGCTTGGTTGGTGTGAGGTTAAGAGCAAGTGCAGGATTTGGGGCTGAGGGGATGCATGCCAGTTGAACCTGCCAGCTTGACAGCAATTGATAAATCCTTGGGATACACATAAGGCTAGGATTAGGCTTGGGCTGCAGTTAACAGTGATGGCACAAGGATCTAAGCTTTACCTCTATCTTCTACAGGGCTTTCAGAGCCGGGCTAAGATCTGTGTGGTCTGATGCAGCATAGAGTATGGTTGGAATTGCTGGTTTAATACCAAAAGACTGGAGTCCAAGGCAGAGGGTTCAAATAACTAAAATTCCTTAAAGATGAAATTCTGTGAGATTCTGCAAGGTTTGCCAAGATGGCAAGAAGACTGGAAGCAGCATCTGTGAATGACTTGTGAAGCAGGTAGGGACTGCTGGGCAGGCTAGGGTTAAAGCTCATTTTatagcagaggaggaagaaaaggccTGGTAGATTTTTGGCACAATTACTGGACCGTGAAAGTATGCAGAGCAGTGATAGCAACATCCTGGCACAGAGAGCAGGTACAGTACAGGAGAGACCTGCGCTGTCAGCAATGCTATGGTGCTTTAAAAGGCAGTTTGGCACTGGTCAAAAAAAGCTCATCACCTCTTGTAATCCAATATCTAAGAGACTTTGTCACCcctttgttaaaaaaatctcctttcctGAGGCCAACAGCTTAATGCCACCTTTAAGgtcagcaggcagcagaactCTTTCTCACCAGCTGAAACAGTCAGTTTCTGTTGTTAAACACTAAATACCTTCTCCCTGAAGAGCCCAGCTATTGGTAGAGAAACCAGCCAGTTTCTCATCTTCATTACCTCTGAAGGATCATGTGTCCACTGCCCGTCCACAAAGAACTTGTATTGGTGCTCCCCTTCTGGCAGGTCCAGGATTGCCACAAAGTTATTGTGACTGGAATTTAAGACAAACAATCAGCCCATAGTACACCAATCTCTAAACTGTGATAAACACTGTAACACAGAATACAGGCTGCCTGAGCATGGAAACACTTACAAAGGCAGTGCCACATTTAAGAGAATCTTTGATGGGATCTAAAGGTTTGCATTGAACTAAGGTTAATGTTAATGAGCACAACACTAAATGTTACTATCCAGACACATTCCTGGCATCAAGGGACTGGCACTGAGCTTTTGTAATGTCATCCACACATTTACATGTCACTTGTTAGTACATGAGGCCTTGTTTTATCTGCAAGACTCCTGTTGATGGAACAAGATCAGCTTACTCATTTCCTTGCCTCTCAGTATTTGCCAtcataaaatgcattttataaatGTCTATCGCATAAACAAACAACTAGAAGATGAAAGCAGCAACTCAATCCTTCTGAGTTACTCTGAGTCTGAAATAGCTGCTGCTTGGTAATTCTGATACTCCTCATCCTGTGGATCCTCCTGGTTCTTCAGAAGTCTTTACCAGCATCTCGAAGAAGCTGACAAACAGTGCTACATGAAGAACTCAACAGGCTATGCAACGCCAGTATCTCTCTTTACTTCTTCTCAGGTAGGGAGTGCAAGCACAGCACCACAGAGCAGGATTTGAAATTTCAGTTTGGAACAATGGACTCTACCTTCTACCTGAGCATATATGATTCAGTAACAGCCTCAAAGGATGCCCAAATTGCTTCTTCCACATTCATTTCCCTATCTCCCAGCTCCCAAGCTTTTTAATGAGAATGACAGTAATACTAATGTTccactggggttttttccagcttctgttTTGATAAATTTCCTGTTGCTCATGCATGGAACAATCCTTCTGTACCAGGCCATACCCAAGCCACTAAGCTCCTCCCTcaagtttctgaagaaattaagaCACTTCTGCAACAATGACAATGCAGGTACCTACTCACTGAGAAACACCAGAAACTGGCAGGAGACCAAACTTTCATGGATATGTCATCATTGATAGAAAACAGACTCACTTCAACAGTTAAATTCAGCCTCTCTGCATCCattaaatcttaaatttttgaagaaaaaacccactggtttaaatgaaatgtatttaattcTGTACTTAGTACAGAATTAAGCAGTGCTTCAGAGCTttacagcaggaaaaagcacTTGGTACCCTAAGGCAGGTTTATTCTCTCAGTGCAGTTTACCAGGCTCAGTTTCCTAGGCAGAATCTGGACTTTTTGAGCTGGGGAAAAGTCAGTGATATGGCCAAAGTATTTGTGCTAGAGAGACACTGCTTAAAACTGGCTTCACCTTACACACCCCAACTGCACCCCAGGTAGCAGACAAAGATTGTTTAGGGTCATTCACGTGTGATGCCTACTGAACAAATCACTCCTACTAAACTGACCCCCAGCTCAACTTTTATCCCGTGCCACCTAAGAATCAAAAAGTCAGATCCTCAAAGGtttgaggagagaaaaaggagaatagCAAATCCAAGCATAGTAATAATCTATCAGCAAACCACCCTTCTCACTGCACTGAGCATTCCCAGGTCCCTGGGGGAGGAATATCACTGATACAGCAGTATCTATTTATTACCTCCTTGTCAGAGGAATTTTACTCCAGTTGTTGAAGGACCCAGACAAATAgacttcttttcctcctccagtcCAGCGAAAAACTGTTGGTCGGGCCTGAGTGGGAGTTTTATCATTCACTTCCAGATCGTGTTGCCAAGCTAGGaattcttctttctccagtGGAGCCTACAAACACAATATTTTAATCAATGGAATTCTTTCCTGGCAAACTTAAGGCAACCTATATTTTACTGAAGGCATTTTGTACACAGGTACCACACTCTAAGGTACAAGTCTACAGGTGGGTTTTGTCAGATACAGATTAGAAACTGTGCATTTCCATATGCTGGTCACAAATTCATTTGCACAAATTTGCAGAAAGagtgtaaaacaaaataatccccctccctccagATTAAATTAGGTTAAAAAGAAACTACTTGAAGTcacaagaattttaaaaatacacagtaataataagaaaaattaagaagaaagaCAGCTAAGATGCATTTAGATTATACAAACACTGCAGGCAAAAATTTTGTTGTTGGCAAGAAGATTATGAGCTGTCTATAGGAAACAGCAACAGTTCTAATAGGAAACTGCCCAACAATCAAAATCTAAGTGCAATCTTCTGTTAGATATTCTTATGGAACACAAACAGCAGGACATTTTTAACAAGCTATCAATTCTTGAGCAAAAACTTAGTTAATAGATCTcttaatacagaaaataaagtgtCACTGGTGACTGCAAGAGTATTAAGAATCTGAAGGAAGCCAAAGCACTGTGCCTAGAACTGGAGAAAATCTTTGAGTcagtgacattttattttttctgcatgacTTCACACTCACTATAGCTGGCTGAACATCCATGCAGTATCTCTCATTAGCACAGCAAGCAAGGGACATAGTCAGTGCTGGGAGTAAACTCAATGACAGGTTTACTACAGGTGGCTAACAGCACCACAACTGGACAGCATTCCCAAGCCAGTAATGGCAGAAGACAAGAACAAACCAGCAATACCTTTATTTCCTCTGAATGGAACAAGTCTGTATCTTCAGGACTGTCCATTAAAATTTTTGGTCTATCACCTTCTTTGGTGCTGATGGCTCCTCCTGAGCTGTCCCCTCGGGATGCCTTCTGCCCATGACGCTCCAGGCCAGCTCGCTCACTGCTTGTGTTCCCCATATTTAAGGAGctaaaagagcaggaaaagccaGATCAGCACACGTACTTCTGAAGCCACAACACCAGGAGGTGGGAAAGTGGGCTCGTCAGTAGACTTGGGCTCTCTTTAGTCAGACTCTAAGAAACATGATTAAACTAAAATACTGGTATCTTAAGATAACATCACATTCAGAACAAACACCCTAAATGACAACTTTTAGCTACTCTTGCTAACATCCTAAAGTTCAATACCTGAGCATCTCTGCGTGACCCAGCTGCTCTAGAAGTTGACTAAGCAAGTATCTGCCACTGCAGCACTGGGATTCTCTCTTCATTATGCCCATGCATACCATGTCCTACCATATTAGTTAAAACATCAATAGAACCTCCTATAGGAATGCTTCAAAACCAGCTAGCTAGAAATGCAACTTCTACTGGAGAAACCAACTTATCTCAGGTGGCAACCTGCTGAGGATCCTTGCAGCAGATCTAAGTCACAGACAAGCACAGT
Proteins encoded in this region:
- the PRKAB1 gene encoding 5'-AMP-activated protein kinase subunit beta-1 — encoded protein: MGNTSSERAGLERHGQKASRGDSSGGAISTKEGDRPKILMDSPEDTDLFHSEEIKAPLEKEEFLAWQHDLEVNDKTPTQARPTVFRWTGGGKEVYLSGSFNNWSKIPLTRSHNNFVAILDLPEGEHQYKFFVDGQWTHDPSEPVVTSQLGTVNNIIQVKKTDFEVFDALMVDSQKCSDMSELSSSPPGPYHQEPYVWKAEERFKSPPILPPHLLQVILNKDTGISCDPALLPEPNHVMLNHLYALSIKDGVMVLSATHRYKKKYVTTLLYKPI